In Cicer arietinum cultivar CDC Frontier isolate Library 1 chromosome 7, Cicar.CDCFrontier_v2.0, whole genome shotgun sequence, a single window of DNA contains:
- the LOC140918780 gene encoding uncharacterized protein: MTSVEFLEEGASVARPPAFNGAAYMYWKERMLIFLEACSVDILEAVIDGPYVPTVAGTGDSSIPKPRSDWVSNCKIAKEMWDTLQQTHEGTTDVKRARINTLMHEYELFNTLMHE; encoded by the exons atgacctctGTAGAATTTCTGGAAGAAGGTGCATCCGTGGCTAGGCCCCCTGCATTTAATGGGGCTgcctacatgtattggaaagagaggatgttaatttttcttgaagcatGTAGTGTAGATATACTAGAAGCAGTAATAGATGGTCCCTATGTGCCAACCGTAGCTGGCACAGGTGATTCATCAATCCCAAAACCCAGATCAGattg GGTGTCTAACTGCAAAATTGCCAAGGAGATGTGGGACACATTGCAACAAACGCATGAAGGAACAACAGATGTAAAAAGGGCCCGAATCAACACgctaatgcatgagtatgagctGTTCAACACGCTAATGCATGAGTAA
- the LOC140918781 gene encoding uncharacterized protein encodes MASTEFLGEGASLARPPAFNGSTNMYWKERMLIFLEASGFDILDAVENGPYVPKLAGTDGSLIKKPRSDWVSNCKTAKEMWDTLQETHEGTTDVKRAKTNTLMHEYELFNMKKDESINDLQTREWQPKVTAIAESNDLGSMTIATLFGKLREHEMELHRLN; translated from the exons atggCCTCTACTGAATTCTTGGGTGAAGGTGCCTCTTTAGCTAGACCCCCTGCCTTTAATGGGTCTACTAATATGTACTGGAAAGAAAGAATGCTTATCTTTCTAGAGGCAAGTGGTTTTGACATATTagatgcagtagaaaatggtccttATGTGCCTAAACTTGCTGGTACTGATGGATCATTAATCAAGAAACCAAGatctgattg GGTATCAAATTGCAAAACCGCcaaagaaatgtgggatacactccaagaaactcatgaaggcacaacTGATGTCAAGAGGGCCAAAACTAACACTCTGATGCATGAATATGAACTCTTCaatatgaagaaggatgagtcaatcaatgacttgcagacaCG agaatggcagcctAAAGTCACTGCAATAGCTGAATCAAATGATCTTGGAAGCATGACCATTGCCACCCTCTTTGGCAAGCTCAGAGAACATGAAATGGAGCTGCACCGATTGAATTAG